Genomic segment of Leptospiraceae bacterium:
TAAGATGAATGCCCCTAACAAAGAATTTGGGATAGCCACTGCGGTGATAATGGTAGAACGAAAATTCCCCAAAAATAGATAAACAATCACAATCGTAAGAAAAATCCCGATGTAAATGGCGATCGCTACATCTTCTACATTGAGTTCAATCCATTTAGCCCCATCTCGAACTTGATACAAAACCAAGTTTCCCGGTTTGGTTTTTAGCTCTTGGTTTAAGGTTTCTATGGTTTTCTTTACTTTATGGACTACCTCTACGGTATTCGTTCCTGATTGCTTGTAGATCTGAATAAAGATTGCCGGACTTATTCCTTCGTCTTTGTTGTATAAGTAAGTGATGGTAGTTTTGTCTTCTAAACCATCACGAACTGTTGCAATGTCTTTAATCTGAATAGAGCTTCCGAGATCTCCAAAAAATATCGTAGCATTTTCGATTTCTTTAAGGCTTCGAAATTCTCCTATTGTGCGAAAGTTCAGTTCTTCTTGAGAAAGATCAATTTTTCCTGCGGGTATATTGGTTCCATAGTTTTTGATTCTTTCCGCTAAAAGTAATAAGGGTAGGCGATAAAAGTTCAGTTTGTCTTTATCTACTTCGATGTGGATTTCTCGTTTTTGTCCTCCTAAGATACGAACACCTCCCACGTTGGGAATTTGCTCAAATCGGGGTTTGATTTCATAATACGCCACATCATAGAGCTCAGCAGGGGGTAAATTTCCTTTGAGGGCTAAAATGTAAACAGGTTGATCCGCTGGGTCAAAACGAGAAACCAAAGGTTCTTCTGCGTCCTCAGGGAAATTTATCTTGACTTTGTCAATTGCGTTTTTCACTAATTGCTCTGCATAACGAACATCCGTATCCAAGGAAAACTCAGCAATCACCAAAGAAAAACTTTCTTGATTCCTCGAGGTTACGTGTTTTATCCCGGGCAGTGTGCTTAATTCTTCTTCTATGGGGCGGGAAATCAATTCTTCGACTTCTTCTGGTCCAGCTCCAGGATAAATTGTGCTAACAACAATAAAAGGAAAAGAAACATTAGGAAAAATATCCACTCCAAGCCGTGTCAAAGAAATATAACCCACTGAGATCGTAAAAATAAATATGCTTGTGATGAAAACTGGTCGCTTGATAGAAAGCCTTGCAATGTTCATAATATTCTAAATTAAATTTAACTGATTAGTTAGTCAAGTTATGGAATTTTTTACTTCCGATAATAGGAATTATGTCGCATTAGGTTTTCTTTTTTCGTTGGGCTGCGTAAACAATCCCCATGGCGTTTAGTTCTGCATCCATCTCGAATAAGAAACGGCGTTCCTCAGTTTCCATCATTCCCAGTTGTTTCAATTTTGTCCTGAAATATTCCATGAGTTCGTTTTTGACCTGTTGATGTTGTTCTTCTTGGGATTTATTACTTTTTACGCACCAGTCAAGGAGCTCTTCTGAGAATTTGAGTCCTTCCTTGAGTTGGTTTTTGGCATTTTCTAGATCTTGAATCATGCCATAATGAGTTAAAAAAACCTTATCACATTTTGTCTCTAAGATTTTATCTATCGAAAGGTAGGCTTCTTGAGGATCGAAATCCGTGGGGGTCGTCGTTGGCACGATAAAAAGTCCTTTTTCTTGTAAAGCCGGGTATGCCAAGCCAAAAGAATCTCCACTGAATACGCCATTGGTTTTGGAGTCGTAGATCACGAAGTGATGGTTGGCATGACCTTTGGTATGCAAGAACTTCAATTTTCTTGATCCAAATGTAATTTCTTCTCCGTCTTCAATGACTTGAACTCGGCTTTCTTCTATCGGAAGGATTTCTCCATAAAGTTGTCTAAATCTTTCTTCCCCATAGACTTGGATGGAACTTTGGATCAAACGACTGGGATCGATCATGTGTCTTGCAGCCCTTGGGTGTGCTAAAAGCTTTGCGTTAGGAAAAAGTTCCATGAGTTTTCCTGCACCACCTGCATGATCCAAATGAACATGCGTAATAATTACATAATCAACATTCTCAAGCTTGATAGAAGAATTTTTCATTTCCTCTAAGATATAAGGAACCGCATAGTTGGTATTGGTTTCGATAATTGCTGCTCTATCTTCTTCTATCATTAAGTAGCAACAAGCAATTCCTTCTCTTACGTAGTGTGCATCGATGATTTTGATACTATCAACAGTCTGTGTTTGCATAAGGAAAAAATATCATAGAACAAATAAAGGCAAACAAAATTTAGAATTTTTCTTTTCTTAAAATATAAACTTCGTTGAACATGGGTATCCAAAAACCATAAGATTCCCTTTTTTCATTTACATAACAACCCACGGGGAAAGCTCTGATGGTTCGGTTTATGTCTTTTGTGTTTTCGATGATTTTTGGTTTTGATGGTTTAATGCATATCTCGGGATTTTTTTTATCCCATTCAGAACAATCATGATGCTGTTCAATGGTCTTTTCTTTTTTTATGTGAAGAAGAATTTGATTATCTTTGATTTCGTACGTTCCATATTGATACGTTTCAACAAGTGAAATCAATCTTCCTTCTTCATCAGCCACCATGTGAGAAAGATGATAATCGATTTCGCTATCATAATCTGCCATGTAATTTACAAACTGATCTTTGTCTTTGAATTTCCAATAAATATCATACCCTGCATGGGGAGTGCCATCACAAAGACCTATATCAATACCAAAAGTCAAATTACTAAGATTTGGAATTTTATTTTCTATTTTAGCAAACTCGGGAAGAAACGAAACAAACTCTTGTTGGACATACCCAATCTGGTTTTGGATTTCAATTTTTTTCCATTCGCTTAATGTATATGGATCATAAACTTTAACCCACTCTTCTTCTGAAATGCGAAATATGACTTTTGAGCTTAAATTCGGTTTTTCATAAACATAAATGGGATACTCGAAATTCAAATCTTTCAATCCAACTATTCCTATGTTAACAACATGGTCTGGGTTATTTTGATGGTTTTGATTTTGCTCAGGCTTCTCTTTACAATTGAATGTTCCAAAAAGAACAAACAAAAACAAAATCTTAAGAAAGACTAACCTTAACATATAAAGAAAAAAACATGGATAAATCCTTTGTCAAGTGATCGCATAGTTAATTTTGTTTGTCATGGATTTAAACCAAAAAAAGTTGTTTTTGTGTTCGAAGTTCGTATTTATATAACACTTAAAGAATCTGTTTTGGATCCGCAAGGAATGACTATCTTAAAAAGCCTTAAAGATTTAGGATACCATCAAGTGGAGAATGTTCGCATGGGGAAATTCCTTCAACTTTGGATCAATGAAACCAATCCTGAAGTAATAAAAACCATGACAGATGAAATGTGTAAAAAGCTCTTAGTGAACGAAGTAATTGAAACCTATCATTACGAAATCATATCCCATACTACAAAAAAGTGAAAGCAGGTGTTATTACTTTTCCTGGTTCAAACTGTGATCGAGATGTTCAATATGTTTTGGAGAATTTTTTTTCGATTAAAACTTCCATTTTATGGCATAATCAAACTTTTGATGATAAAGGCTATGATTTGATAGTTCTTCCTGGGGGATTTTCTTATGGGGATTATCTTCGCTGTGGTGCTATAGCCAAATTATCCAAAGCCATGAATTCTGTTTATGAACATGCAAAAAAAGGAAAACCCATTTTGGGGATTTGTAATGGTTTTCAAATTCTTTGTGAGGCAAAACTCCTTCCCGGAGTTCTGATACGAAATCAAAATTTACTCCACATAGCAAAAGACGTCCCTATCGTAAAAGGAAATTTTGAACCTTTTCAGCATTTATCTCGAACTTATTGGATACCAGTTTCCCATTCGGAAGGAAATTACTATGCCGATGAGGAAACAATCAAACAGCTCAAGGACGAAGGAAGGATCGCTTTTTATTACGAAATCAATGTTAATGGCTCAAAGGAAAATATCGCGGGTATCTTGAGTGAAAACAAAAAAATCTTGGGTATGATGCCACACCCTGAAAGAGCCACCGATCCTCTAAACGGAAAAACAGACGGCTATATCCTATTAAAAGCCATACTTGATGCCTTATTATGATTTTATGATTCTCATAGGAGTTTCATTAAACCAAACAGCTCTGGACTGGGATGGAAATTTAGAAAGAATCCTTTTCTCGTTGGATTTCATCAAAGAGAAGTTTTCTTTTGATAATACGGCGAAAGTTGTTTTGTTCCCAGAACTTACGATTTCGGGCTATGGTTGTGAAGACGGTTTTTTGATGTCATACACAAAAACAAAATCATTAGAAAATTTATATCTAATCATAAATCATACCAAACAATTACCAAATACTTTAGTTTTTGTTGGACTTCCTTTTTACATGAGGGGAAATCTATACAACACAATGGCAGCGATTTATAGTGGTGAGCTCTTGGCTATTGTTCCAAAAAGTTATTTGGCTGGTGAGGGTATTCATTATGAACCCCGATGGTTCGTGCCATATAAAGCCAATTGGAAAAGGATACAACATGAAATTTACAAAAAAGAGTTTGGTTTTTACTTCGGTCAGGGAATATTTGAATTTGCTAACATCCGGATGGTTATTGAAATTTGCGAAGATAGTTGGGTAGTTCATCGTCCTTCTTTGCGTTTTTATGGTCATGATTTGGATTTGATTTTGAATCCTTCCGCTTCGCATTTTGCTTTGGGAAAGCACAATATCAGAAAAAACATTGCGATCACTATTTCGCAATATCAATATAGTTATTACTTAAGTGTGAATTTGTTGGGGAATGAAGCAGGGAAAGCCATCTACGATGGAAGTATTCTTCTTTCTTTGAATGGAAAAATGCTCTATGAAAATGAACGCTTCAGCTTTTCAGATGTTGTGATTCGAAGTTTTAACTTGGATTTTCGGGAGGTACACAACAAACGAGATCGCATATATTCACGTAGAAATGATAGAAAAAAAACAAAACAAATTGAAATCTTAAAAATTCCTTTGTTATCTCAAAAAAGACCCATATTTGAAGCTACAATTCAAACCGAAGAAACAAAAATAAAAAACGAAAATTTTATTCTCATTGACTATAGTCATGTATCACAACTGCCTTTGATTGAGAATCAACACCAAAATGAATACCAAGAATTTTTGGATGCAGAAAGGCTTGGATTATTTGATTATTTAAGAAAAACCCAAAATCAAGGATTTACGATTTCTTTATCGGGTGGAGCTGATTCTTCTGTTTGTGCCATTTTGGTATACCAAATGGTTCGAAAAGCTGTCATAGAAATGGGAATAAAAAATTTCCTAAAGAAATCGAAACTGCCAATATCCTTGGAAGACTTCTCTTCACTTACAGAAGAAGAACAAATCAAATCCCTTATGCCCAAAGTATTACATACAATCTATCAAAAAACAAAGCAAAACTCAGAACAGACTTTTCTATTGGCAAATGAATTAGCAGAAGAAATCCAAAGTGATCATTTTAATTTAGATATTCAAAATGTGTTTGAGTTTTTGATGGATCATTTAGAAAAAACTTTTTCGATTCAGTTTGATTGGGAAAAGCATGATTTGATTTTACAAAACCTACAATCTCGCATCCGAAGTCCCATCGTTTGGACCTTAGCCAATTTGACCCACTCAATCTTGTTAACAACTTCGAATCGAAGTGAAGCAAGTGTAGGTTACTCAACGATGGATGGTGATACTTCTGGGGGACTCGCTCCAATTGCTGGCGTTGATAAACCTTTTCTTTTAGGATTTTTGGAATTTATTTCGAAATATACGGATAAATACACCAAGCCCATCAAGACTGCTCAGAAGATTGCCAACCAGCCACCATCAGCAGAATTACGACCATTGGAAAAAAAACAAACAGACGAAAAAGACCTCATGCCTTATCCATTGTTAGCCATGATTGAAAAATTAGCAATCGAAGAACTTCTTTCTCCTGAGGAAATCAAAACAAAACTACTGAACTACAAAACAAAAAAACTCCCTCAAATACAATATTCCCTCCCCTATTTCGAGAAGTTTCTTATAGTGTTAGAAAACATCTCAGAGTCTCAATTAGATAATTACATTAATACCTTTTTTCGTTTGTGGCAGCAATCTCAATGGAAACGAGAGAGATTTGCTATTTCTTTTCATATAGATAGCTATAATGTGGATCCAAGAGGATGGTTTCGTTATCCTGTCATATCGAAAGCACCAAAAATTAAAAAAAATAATTGACACAAGAAGATTATTAATTGAATTTTTGCTATGTTATCAATAGAAAGTAAACTTGCAACTCTACTTCGAGAAAAAACAAAAATCGATAAAGAATCTTTTACAAAACATCTTGTTCATCATTTAGAGTACACTGTAGGAAAGTATGTTTATAACACCCATGAAAAAGACATCTTTTTAGCATTAGCGTATACAATTAGAGATTATCTTATCGATAGATGGAATGAAATAAGTGAAATTTATAAAAAACAAAAAGCAAAAAAAGTCTATTATCTATCCATGGAATTTTTGATGGGGAAAATGCTAAAAGCTAATTTAATCAACTTAGGACTCTATGATTTAGCAAAAGAAATAAGTAGGGAATTAGGCTTTGATTTAGAAAAAATTTTTGAAGAAGAACCAGATGCAGGTTTAGGAAATGGAGGTTTGGGAAGGCTTGCTGCTTGTTTTTTAGATAGTTTGGCTTCGTTGGATTACCCTGCAACTGGCTGTGGTCTTTTGTATGAGTATGGCATTTTTGAACAAAAAATTTATCAAGGAAACCAAGTAGAACATCCTGATCACTGGTTAGAAATTCCTAGTCCATGGCTCATCCAAAGAAGAGAATATATATATCCAATTGGATTTTATGGAAGGGTTGAGGAATATGTTGATTTTCATGGAGTAAAAAGAAGAAAATGGATACCCGACCAACAGGTCTATGCTCAAGCTTATGATATGCTTATTCCAGGGTTTCAAACGAACACAGTTGTGAATTTACGTTTATGGAAAGCAGAAGCATCGAAAGAATTTGATTTTAATTTTTTCAGTCATGGGGATTATGTAAAAGCTGTCCAAGAGAAGATTTTTTCAGAAAATATTACCCAAGTGCTTTATCCAAATGATAATAACCTTCAAGGAAGAGAGTTAAGATTAAAGCAAGAATATTTTTTAGTCTCCGCTACCATACATAATGCCTTGGTAGAAGTTTTTTATGAATATGGAGAAGAGACATTAGATCATAGCAAAATTCCTGAGAGAATCTTTTTTCAATTGAATGATACCCACCCTGCTATTGGTATCGCAGAATTCATCAGGATTCTGGTTGATGATCACAAGCTTGATTTCAAATACGCCTGGGATTTGGCAAAACAATGCTTTGGATATACGAATCATACTGTCATGCCTGAGGCATTGGAAAAATGGGATGTGGATTTACTACGCTATTTACTTCCAAGACACTTAGAGATTATTTATGAAATGAATCACTATTTCTTGCAAGAACTTCGTCAAAAAGGAGTGAGTGAAGATATAATAAGAAATGTTTCTTTTGTTGAGGAAACACTTCCTAAAAAGATTCGCATGGCAAATTTAGCTATCGTAGGATCAAAGATCACAAATGGTGTTTCCGAAATCCACACAGACATATTAAAGAAAAAAGTTTTCAAAGACTTTTATC
This window contains:
- a CDS encoding MBL fold metallo-hydrolase, with protein sequence MQTQTVDSIKIIDAHYVREGIACCYLMIEEDRAAIIETNTNYAVPYILEEMKNSSIKLENVDYVIITHVHLDHAGGAGKLMELFPNAKLLAHPRAARHMIDPSRLIQSSIQVYGEERFRQLYGEILPIEESRVQVIEDGEEITFGSRKLKFLHTKGHANHHFVIYDSKTNGVFSGDSFGLAYPALQEKGLFIVPTTTPTDFDPQEAYLSIDKILETKCDKVFLTHYGMIQDLENAKNQLKEGLKFSEELLDWCVKSNKSQEEQHQQVKNELMEYFRTKLKQLGMMETEERRFLFEMDAELNAMGIVYAAQRKKKT
- the purS gene encoding phosphoribosylformylglycinamidine synthase subunit PurS, coding for MSSDRIVNFVCHGFKPKKVVFVFEVRIYITLKESVLDPQGMTILKSLKDLGYHQVENVRMGKFLQLWINETNPEVIKTMTDEMCKKLLVNEVIETYHYEIISHTTKK
- the purQ gene encoding phosphoribosylformylglycinamidine synthase subunit PurQ, producing the protein MKAGVITFPGSNCDRDVQYVLENFFSIKTSILWHNQTFDDKGYDLIVLPGGFSYGDYLRCGAIAKLSKAMNSVYEHAKKGKPILGICNGFQILCEAKLLPGVLIRNQNLLHIAKDVPIVKGNFEPFQHLSRTYWIPVSHSEGNYYADEETIKQLKDEGRIAFYYEINVNGSKENIAGILSENKKILGMMPHPERATDPLNGKTDGYILLKAILDALL
- the nadE gene encoding NAD(+) synthase, giving the protein MILIGVSLNQTALDWDGNLERILFSLDFIKEKFSFDNTAKVVLFPELTISGYGCEDGFLMSYTKTKSLENLYLIINHTKQLPNTLVFVGLPFYMRGNLYNTMAAIYSGELLAIVPKSYLAGEGIHYEPRWFVPYKANWKRIQHEIYKKEFGFYFGQGIFEFANIRMVIEICEDSWVVHRPSLRFYGHDLDLILNPSASHFALGKHNIRKNIAITISQYQYSYYLSVNLLGNEAGKAIYDGSILLSLNGKMLYENERFSFSDVVIRSFNLDFREVHNKRDRIYSRRNDRKKTKQIEILKIPLLSQKRPIFEATIQTEETKIKNENFILIDYSHVSQLPLIENQHQNEYQEFLDAERLGLFDYLRKTQNQGFTISLSGGADSSVCAILVYQMVRKAVIEMGIKNFLKKSKLPISLEDFSSLTEEEQIKSLMPKVLHTIYQKTKQNSEQTFLLANELAEEIQSDHFNLDIQNVFEFLMDHLEKTFSIQFDWEKHDLILQNLQSRIRSPIVWTLANLTHSILLTTSNRSEASVGYSTMDGDTSGGLAPIAGVDKPFLLGFLEFISKYTDKYTKPIKTAQKIANQPPSAELRPLEKKQTDEKDLMPYPLLAMIEKLAIEELLSPEEIKTKLLNYKTKKLPQIQYSLPYFEKFLIVLENISESQLDNYINTFFRLWQQSQWKRERFAISFHIDSYNVDPRGWFRYPVISKAPKIKKNN
- a CDS encoding glycogen/starch/alpha-glucan phosphorylase, which encodes MLSIESKLATLLREKTKIDKESFTKHLVHHLEYTVGKYVYNTHEKDIFLALAYTIRDYLIDRWNEISEIYKKQKAKKVYYLSMEFLMGKMLKANLINLGLYDLAKEISRELGFDLEKIFEEEPDAGLGNGGLGRLAACFLDSLASLDYPATGCGLLYEYGIFEQKIYQGNQVEHPDHWLEIPSPWLIQRREYIYPIGFYGRVEEYVDFHGVKRRKWIPDQQVYAQAYDMLIPGFQTNTVVNLRLWKAEASKEFDFNFFSHGDYVKAVQEKIFSENITQVLYPNDNNLQGRELRLKQEYFLVSATIHNALVEVFYEYGEETLDHSKIPERIFFQLNDTHPAIGIAEFIRILVDDHKLDFKYAWDLAKQCFGYTNHTVMPEALEKWDVDLLRYLLPRHLEIIYEMNHYFLQELRQKGVSEDIIRNVSFVEETLPKKIRMANLAIVGSKITNGVSEIHTDILKKKVFKDFYQLFPEKFQNKTNGITFRRWLFSANEELVKLIQEAIGTDWMKDFTLLRKLENYLDDNQFLKKFKDIKYQKKLQLTKYIYNTLGIKIDPQSIFDIHVKRIHEYKRQHLNLMRIINDYFYLKENPDAAYYPKVFIFSGKAAPGYYRAKLIIKLIHAVADKVNHDRDIGDKMKVVFLPNYGVSLAELIIPAADISEQISTAGTEASGTGNMKFMLNGALTIATLDGANIEMLEELGHDNIYIFGKTIQELDELRPKYNPVEIYKKDEVIKKILDSIFYNVFNPSRPGEFQELFHALTYGGDVYFLLADFHDYWKTHRTIENDFQNEKEWTRKMVINTSRSGRFSSDRTIELYAKEIWGLKPIQN